The following proteins are encoded in a genomic region of Diabrotica virgifera virgifera chromosome 1, PGI_DIABVI_V3a:
- the LOC126893214 gene encoding uncharacterized protein LOC126893214, which produces MSDKLTKANLKRTTAFKRLQETYECGLKVSNDESLKPEFLARANAIDGTYNEFQSNHNTVISLINDDEFSSYDEMRLNADKAFYGVLSLKHDFLLNNSSSQAANMSTVDNSNSSNRRSVVNLPKLSLMRFEGSYKDFPTYFDVFNSLIHNNPDISNVEKFQYLLTSLGNEPLALIKGIPLTEGNYTVAYEKLEKRYKNTRILASHYYNEIFNAPSISKANSFELRKLLSVFSENVAALRIQKPEPILNWNIALARNCQLIGS; this is translated from the exons ATGTCTGATAAATTAACAAAAGCCAATTTAAAGCGAACTACTGCTTTTAAACGATTACAAGAAACTTACGAGTGTGGTCTTAAAGTTTCGAATGATGAGTCTTTAAAGCCTGAATTTCTTGCTAGAGCCAATGCTATTGATGGCACTTATAATGAATTTCAAAGTAATCATAACACTGTTATTTCATTAATCAATGATGATGAATTTTCTTCCTATGATGAGATGAGATTAAATGCTGATAAAGCCTTTTATGGAGTTTTATCACTAAAACatgattttttgttaaataactCATCTTCTCAAGCGGCAAACATGTCTACTGTAGATAATTCTAATTCTTCTAACCGTAGAAGTGTCGTAAACCTTCCAAAGCTTTCCTTGATGCGTTTCGAAGGTTCTTATAAAGATTTTCCTACTTATTTTGATGTCTTTAACAGTCTAATCCACAATAATCCTGACATATCTAATGTTGAAAAGTTTCAGTATCTGCTTACTTCTTTGGGTAATGAACCCCTAGCTTTAATCAAAGGCATTCCTCTTACTGAGGGCAATTATACTGTAGCATACGAAAAGCtggaaaaaagatataaaaatacaCGTATCTTAGCTAGCCACTATTATAATGAAATTTTTAATGCTCCCTCAATTTCAAAGGCAAATTCTTTTGAACTAAGAAAATTATTAAGTGTCTTTTCAGAAAATGTTGCTGCTCTCAGG ATTCAAAAACCAGAACCAATTTTGAACTGGAACATAGCCTTAGCCAGGAATTGCCAACTTATAGGCAGTTAA